In Myxococcus fulvus, the following proteins share a genomic window:
- a CDS encoding GTP-binding protein encodes MDTALQAPLQPDLQRLLDEHAHRALLRLAVVGSVDDGKSTLIGRLLYECDGLFEDQISAVRKASAKRAAAARTEALAQGLKAAAGGGEEEELDFSLFTDGLRAEREQGITIDVAYRYLSTARRKIIIADTPGHLQYTRNMATGASTADAGVILVDARLGVLPQTRRHAYIASLLGIPYLAVAVNKMDLVGYERATFERIGSELADFARTLGFEGVRLFPVSASRGDNITRPSAHTPWHEGGTLLSWLESLPHQRRLDGAPFRFPVQYVIRPHQDYRGLAGQVASGTVRVGDEVQVLPSGRRTRVEAIDTFDGPREDASATASVTLRLSDDVDVSRGDVLSHMGSPPLSLQHLDAMLVWFGEQSLDATRRYLVKQGTRTTPAQVERVLWRKELEDLSEAPAEVLALNDIGRVRLVCRRPLLCDAYQENRRTGAFIVIDALTHDTVGAGMVLGPAESVSRAGTSLVSQAEREQRLGHAGAIVLLPATPEAVNRAFALERRLFDLGRAVATVAGDVEVALALSRAGLVALVHADAPQLRRVLREEALEARTQWWELNDTETLEQWVEHLTSEAGT; translated from the coding sequence ATGGACACCGCACTCCAGGCTCCACTCCAGCCCGACCTCCAGCGCCTGCTCGACGAGCACGCCCACCGAGCCCTGCTGCGCCTCGCGGTGGTGGGCTCGGTGGACGATGGGAAGTCCACGCTCATCGGCCGGCTCCTGTACGAATGCGATGGGCTGTTCGAGGACCAGATCTCCGCCGTGCGCAAGGCCAGCGCGAAGCGGGCCGCCGCCGCGCGCACCGAGGCGCTGGCGCAGGGCCTCAAGGCCGCCGCCGGCGGGGGCGAGGAGGAGGAGCTGGACTTCTCCCTCTTCACCGATGGCCTGCGCGCCGAGCGGGAGCAGGGCATCACCATCGACGTCGCCTACCGCTACCTGTCCACGGCGCGGCGGAAGATCATCATCGCGGACACGCCGGGACACCTTCAGTACACGCGCAACATGGCCACGGGGGCCTCCACCGCGGACGCGGGGGTCATCCTGGTGGACGCGCGCCTGGGCGTGCTGCCGCAGACGCGGCGACATGCGTACATCGCCTCGCTCCTGGGCATCCCCTACCTCGCGGTGGCGGTGAACAAGATGGACCTGGTGGGCTATGAGCGCGCCACCTTCGAGCGCATCGGCAGCGAGCTGGCGGACTTCGCGCGCACCCTGGGCTTCGAGGGCGTGCGGCTGTTCCCCGTCAGCGCGAGCCGGGGCGACAACATCACCCGCCCCAGCGCGCACACGCCCTGGCACGAGGGCGGCACGCTCTTGAGCTGGCTGGAGTCCCTGCCGCATCAGCGCCGGCTGGATGGCGCGCCGTTCCGCTTCCCCGTCCAGTACGTGATTCGACCGCACCAGGACTATCGGGGGCTGGCGGGTCAGGTCGCCTCGGGCACGGTGCGCGTGGGGGACGAGGTGCAGGTGCTCCCCTCGGGACGCAGGACGCGGGTGGAGGCCATCGACACGTTCGACGGTCCGCGCGAGGACGCCTCCGCGACAGCGTCCGTCACGCTGCGCCTCTCGGACGACGTGGACGTGAGCCGGGGCGACGTGCTCTCCCACATGGGCTCGCCGCCGCTGTCCCTGCAGCACCTGGACGCCATGCTGGTGTGGTTCGGCGAGCAGTCGCTGGATGCGACGCGCCGCTACCTGGTGAAGCAGGGCACCCGCACCACGCCCGCGCAAGTCGAGCGCGTGCTGTGGCGCAAGGAGCTGGAGGACCTGTCGGAGGCGCCCGCGGAGGTGCTCGCGCTCAACGACATCGGCCGCGTGCGACTGGTGTGCCGCCGCCCGCTCCTGTGCGACGCGTACCAGGAGAACCGTCGCACCGGGGCATTCATCGTCATCGACGCCCTCACCCACGACACGGTGGGCGCGGGGATGGTGCTGGGCCCGGCCGAGTCCGTGTCCCGCGCGGGCACGTCGCTCGTGTCCCAGGCCGAGCGTGAACAGCGGCTGGGGCACGCTGGCGCCATCGTCCTGCTCCCCGCGACACCGGAGGCCGTCAATCGCGCCTTCGCGCTGGAGCGCAGGCTGTTCGACCTTGGCCGCGCCGTGGCGACCGTCGCGGGCGACGTGGAGGTCGCGCTCGCCCTGTCACGCGCGGGGCTGGTGGCGCTGGTCCACGCGGATGCGCCCCAGCTTCGCCGCGTGCTGCGCGAGGAGGCCCTGGAGGCGCGGACGCAGTGGTGGGAGCTGAACGACACCGAGACACTGGAACAATGGGTGGAGCACCTGACGTCGGAGGCCGGGACATGA
- the cysD gene encoding sulfate adenylyltransferase subunit CysD, with translation MTDTTHARATHLEELEAESIHILRETVAEFANPVMLYSIGKDSQVLLHLARKAFHPAPLPFPLLHVDTTWKFRDMYTFRDSFVARHGLKLLVHQNRKALAEGINPFDHGSQKYTHAMKTQALLEALALHGFDAAFGGARRDEEKSRAKERVFSFRDRHGQWDPRRQRPELWNLYNGRVDAGESMRVFPLSNWTELDVWHYVLRERIPVVPLYFAAERPVIERNGTLLMVDDERMRLRPGEKPTPRKVRFRTLGCYPLSGAIESSATTVEAVIHEMVHARQSERQGRLIDHDEEGSMELKKREGYF, from the coding sequence ATGACTGACACGACGCACGCGCGCGCCACACACCTGGAGGAGCTGGAGGCGGAGAGCATCCACATCCTCCGGGAGACGGTGGCCGAGTTCGCCAACCCGGTGATGCTCTACAGCATCGGCAAGGACTCGCAGGTGCTGCTGCACCTGGCACGCAAGGCCTTCCATCCCGCGCCCCTGCCCTTCCCCCTGCTGCACGTGGACACCACGTGGAAGTTCCGGGACATGTACACGTTCCGGGACAGCTTCGTGGCGCGGCACGGGCTGAAGCTCCTGGTGCACCAGAACCGCAAGGCGCTCGCCGAGGGCATCAACCCGTTCGACCACGGCAGCCAGAAGTACACGCACGCGATGAAGACGCAGGCCCTGCTGGAGGCGCTCGCGCTGCACGGCTTCGATGCCGCCTTCGGTGGGGCCCGCCGCGACGAGGAGAAGTCCCGCGCCAAGGAGCGGGTGTTCTCGTTCCGGGACAGACATGGCCAGTGGGACCCGCGCCGTCAGCGCCCAGAGCTGTGGAACCTCTACAACGGCCGCGTCGACGCGGGCGAGAGCATGCGTGTCTTCCCCCTGTCCAACTGGACGGAGCTGGACGTGTGGCACTACGTGCTGCGCGAGCGAATCCCCGTGGTGCCGCTCTACTTCGCCGCCGAGCGCCCCGTCATCGAGCGCAACGGCACCCTGCTGATGGTGGACGACGAGCGCATGCGGCTGCGTCCCGGCGAGAAGCCCACGCCGCGCAAGGTGCGCTTCAGGACGTTGGGTTGCTACCCGCTCAGCGGCGCCATCGAGTCCTCCGCCACCACCGTGGAGGCCGTCATCCACGAGATGGTCCACGCCCGACAGTCCGAGCGCCAGGGACGGCTCATCGACCACGACGAAGAAGGCTCCATGGAGCTGAAGAAGCGCGAGGGGTACTTCTGA
- the cobA gene encoding uroporphyrinogen-III C-methyltransferase, giving the protein MKETSRGRVYLVGAGPGDPELLTLRAARLLREADTVVHDRLIHPGVLEHARPHARLIYVGKEGGGDSVHQEDIHAVLIAQARLGRAVVRLKGGDPFVFGRGAEEALALEAAGISYEVVPGLSAGIAVPASAAIPVTHRDLSGEVTFATAFRAGGAPDWSFLARAQTLVLFMAGQRLEETTTALISAGRAATIPAALVEAGTWEHQRVVEATLGDVARQARQAGLGSPALLVVGEVVSLRARLASLTARRDSTPEQPLPRRAEAGHD; this is encoded by the coding sequence ATGAAGGAGACATCGAGAGGTCGCGTGTACCTGGTGGGCGCGGGCCCCGGAGACCCGGAGCTGCTCACGCTGCGCGCCGCGCGCCTGCTGCGCGAGGCGGACACGGTGGTGCATGACCGGCTCATCCACCCCGGAGTCCTGGAGCACGCGCGTCCCCATGCGCGGCTCATCTACGTGGGCAAGGAAGGTGGAGGCGACTCCGTCCATCAGGAGGACATCCACGCCGTGCTCATCGCGCAGGCCCGACTGGGTCGCGCCGTGGTGCGGCTCAAGGGAGGAGACCCGTTCGTCTTCGGGCGAGGCGCGGAGGAAGCGCTCGCGCTGGAGGCCGCGGGCATCTCCTACGAGGTGGTGCCCGGCCTGTCCGCGGGCATCGCCGTCCCCGCCTCCGCGGCCATCCCCGTCACCCATCGGGACCTGTCCGGGGAGGTGACGTTCGCCACCGCCTTCCGCGCGGGAGGCGCGCCGGATTGGTCCTTCCTCGCACGCGCCCAGACGCTGGTGCTGTTCATGGCCGGGCAGCGCCTGGAGGAGACGACGACAGCGCTCATCTCCGCGGGCCGCGCGGCGACGATTCCCGCCGCGCTGGTGGAGGCGGGCACCTGGGAGCACCAACGCGTGGTGGAGGCCACGCTGGGAGACGTGGCCCGACAGGCGCGGCAAGCAGGCCTCGGCTCCCCGGCGCTCCTAGTCGTGGGTGAAGTGGTGTCGCTGCGCGCGCGGCTGGCCTCGCTCACCGCGCGCCGGGACTCGACGCCCGAGCAGCCCCTTCCTCGTCGGGCGGAGGCCGGACATGACTGA
- a CDS encoding precorrin-2 dehydrogenase/sirohydrochlorin ferrochelatase family protein, whose product MTTAIPVDYPICLRLEGRRVLLVGGGAIAEGRALALLEAGARLQLVAPSVTEVLAKLAGEGRLDWVSRAYEDGDTRGHTLVLTATDDASVNQRIVTEARARGLWVNTADEPELCDFTLPSVERRGPITVAVSTAGQAPALARHLRRALASHIAPHHVLLARLSGWLRRQLPRGPRRQQLLKRLAEGDLGVLLARGEQARAFARLRTELKHWKSSGEPT is encoded by the coding sequence ATGACGACCGCCATTCCTGTCGACTACCCCATCTGCCTCCGGTTGGAGGGCCGCCGCGTCCTGCTCGTCGGAGGTGGCGCCATCGCCGAGGGCCGAGCCCTGGCCCTCCTCGAGGCGGGCGCACGCCTCCAGCTCGTGGCCCCCTCCGTCACGGAAGTCCTCGCGAAGCTGGCCGGAGAAGGCCGGCTGGACTGGGTGTCGCGTGCCTATGAAGACGGAGACACGCGGGGCCACACGCTGGTGCTGACGGCCACCGATGACGCCTCCGTGAATCAGCGCATCGTCACCGAGGCGCGGGCGCGCGGGCTCTGGGTCAACACGGCGGACGAGCCGGAGCTCTGTGACTTCACGCTGCCCTCCGTGGAGCGCCGTGGCCCCATCACCGTGGCCGTCTCGACCGCCGGTCAGGCCCCCGCGCTGGCGAGGCACCTTCGCCGCGCCCTCGCCTCGCACATCGCGCCCCACCACGTGCTGCTCGCGAGGCTGAGCGGCTGGCTGAGGCGGCAGCTTCCCAGAGGCCCTCGTCGCCAGCAGCTGCTCAAGCGACTGGCGGAGGGAGACCTGGGCGTGCTGCTCGCGCGCGGTGAGCAGGCGCGGGCCTTCGCCCGGTTGCGCACGGAATTGAAGCACTGGAAGTCGTCGGGAGAGCCCACATGA